A DNA window from Ignavibacteriales bacterium contains the following coding sequences:
- a CDS encoding bifunctional oligoribonuclease/PAP phosphatase NrnA, whose amino-acid sequence MPAQFEIFRTLVESHTRFVLTTHVNPDGDGLGTEVALAVYLQTQGKQAIILNSSATPDNYLFLLQIHPILQYDPSQHAQIIEKADVIIVLDTNHLDRLETMKPALVSSKAVKICIDHHLEPGEFADLYILDEASTATGEIVYRLLNYLAGRSIDRETAIPLYTAIMTDTGSFRYPKTDPETHKIIAHLIQMGADPVAIYDFVYERGSINRLHLLGLALAHMQTAHDGKLAYIILTREMFERTKTTEVDAEAFVPYTLTIGGVQIGLMFSEMNGIVKVSFRSKGDIWINELAKEFGGNGHKNAAGARIQNAQLDAVVSQVLEHAGKYIV is encoded by the coding sequence GTGCCAGCCCAGTTTGAAATATTCCGGACACTTGTTGAATCGCATACACGTTTTGTACTGACGACACATGTCAATCCAGATGGCGATGGTCTTGGTACTGAAGTCGCGCTCGCCGTTTATCTCCAGACACAGGGGAAACAAGCGATCATACTCAATTCCAGCGCAACACCTGATAATTATTTATTCCTTTTGCAAATTCATCCTATCCTTCAATACGATCCCTCCCAGCATGCACAAATTATAGAAAAAGCTGATGTGATTATCGTCTTGGATACAAACCATCTGGATAGATTAGAGACGATGAAACCGGCACTCGTATCGAGTAAAGCCGTCAAAATCTGTATCGATCACCATCTTGAACCGGGAGAATTTGCTGATCTCTATATCCTGGATGAAGCTTCTACTGCGACAGGTGAAATTGTCTACCGACTTTTAAATTACTTGGCCGGCCGCAGTATAGATCGTGAGACGGCTATACCTCTCTATACCGCGATTATGACAGACACCGGATCCTTTCGATATCCGAAAACCGATCCGGAAACGCATAAAATTATCGCGCATCTTATTCAAATGGGAGCAGATCCTGTAGCCATTTACGACTTTGTGTATGAACGCGGCTCCATCAATCGTTTACACTTGCTGGGTTTAGCGCTCGCACATATGCAAACGGCACACGATGGAAAACTTGCCTACATTATTCTTACACGCGAAATGTTTGAGAGGACAAAGACGACGGAAGTCGATGCTGAGGCATTTGTGCCGTACACCTTGACCATCGGTGGAGTTCAGATTGGATTGATGTTTTCAGAAATGAACGGCATTGTCAAGGTGAGCTTCCGTTCCAAAGGCGATATCTGGATTAATGAATTAGCAAAAGAATTCGGCGGGAACGGACACAAGAACGCTGCCGGTGCACGTATACAAAATGCACAATTGGATGCAGTTGTTTCGCAGGTGCTGGAGCATGCTGGTAAATATATTGTGTAA
- a CDS encoding 50S ribosomal protein L25 → MSEITLTAEIRKNVGKRVRAIRKTGNVPGIYYGHGQQNIPVSLPAPTLLPLYSTSEAHVINLKLDDGSSHLCVLRDVQLDPVTEKPVHFDLFGLNENETLTIEIPVKLTGGIPKGVREGGILQHILHKLEVSCLPKYIPDHIEINVEELAINHSVHVKDLTVANVTIMENATSTIVAVVPPVVVKEPEPAVVAAVPTAEAPAEPEVIAKGKKVEEGAEVVDEKKKPDEKKKPEEKKK, encoded by the coding sequence ATGTCTGAAATAACACTTACTGCGGAAATTCGAAAAAACGTTGGCAAACGAGTTCGCGCCATTCGTAAGACAGGCAACGTGCCTGGGATATATTATGGTCATGGGCAGCAAAACATTCCCGTGTCGCTGCCGGCACCGACACTTCTGCCGTTGTACTCGACCTCAGAAGCGCATGTCATCAATCTGAAATTGGATGATGGTTCATCTCACCTATGCGTTTTAAGAGACGTACAGCTTGATCCCGTCACTGAAAAACCAGTGCATTTCGATTTGTTTGGCCTAAACGAGAATGAAACGCTCACCATCGAGATACCTGTGAAGCTCACGGGCGGTATTCCAAAAGGCGTACGCGAAGGTGGAATCTTACAGCACATTTTACATAAATTAGAAGTCTCGTGCTTACCAAAATATATTCCTGACCACATTGAAATCAACGTGGAAGAATTGGCTATTAATCATTCAGTCCATGTGAAAGATTTAACCGTTGCAAATGTTACCATTATGGAAAACGCGACCAGCACGATTGTTGCTGTTGTTCCTCCTGTCGTCGTGAAAGAACCGGAACCGGCAGTCGTCGCCGCTGTACCGACTGCCGAAGCACCTGCCGAACCTGAAGTTATTGCCAAGGGTAAGAAGGTTGAAGAAGGCGCCGAAGTAGTGGATGAGAAAAAGAAACCCGACGAGAAAAAGAAACCTGAAGAGAAGAAGAAGTAA
- the pth gene encoding aminoacyl-tRNA hydrolase yields the protein MVLIVGLGNPGNEYTRTRHNVGFMVADQLAASLNVQFRAGKGEFWLAQCSLKNIEVTVLKPVTYMNNSGIAVQEFMERQQIALENILIVCDDFQLPIGTIRLRKDGSDSGHHGLSSVIYHLQTDQFARLRCGIASVSMPSEKSRMKEFVLDSFPESELTIVENMIARARDASRSFIMDGIDQAMNRFNAKPSEELFT from the coding sequence ATGGTTCTCATCGTCGGTTTGGGAAATCCGGGAAATGAATATACCCGGACGAGGCATAATGTTGGATTTATGGTAGCCGATCAACTTGCCGCATCTCTGAATGTCCAATTTCGAGCCGGCAAGGGTGAGTTTTGGCTGGCACAATGTTCTTTGAAGAATATCGAAGTCACCGTTTTGAAACCGGTGACGTACATGAATAACAGCGGCATTGCTGTTCAGGAATTTATGGAGCGACAACAAATCGCATTGGAAAACATCTTAATCGTCTGTGACGATTTCCAATTACCGATTGGAACAATCCGGCTCCGCAAAGATGGTTCTGACAGCGGGCACCATGGGCTGTCGTCCGTTATATATCATTTACAGACTGATCAATTTGCAAGACTGCGATGCGGGATTGCCTCTGTGAGCATGCCATCAGAGAAATCGAGAATGAAAGAATTTGTACTCGACAGCTTTCCAGAATCCGAGTTGACAATAGTGGAGAATATGATAGCGCGAGCTCGTGACGCTTCGAGATCGTTTATTATGGATGGCATCGACCAAGCAATGAATAGGTTTAATGCCAAACCATCGGAAGAATTATTTACTTAA
- the rpsF gene encoding 30S ribosomal protein S6 codes for MEKKRNIYETTFIVNAGLDDPQIDAIVDKVQEVITKNNGEIMELAKWGRKRFAYPIKKKNNGFYVVCEFKSSGDLIARLERHFLLEENIIRFLIIGLDKKAQQARISANDLMKLSVPATPSTSGSPLVAAIPAVESDIPAALETPTDLTTPSEA; via the coding sequence ATGGAAAAGAAGAGAAACATTTACGAGACCACGTTCATTGTGAACGCCGGCCTCGATGACCCACAGATCGATGCCATTGTCGATAAAGTGCAAGAAGTCATCACAAAAAACAACGGTGAGATCATGGAATTGGCAAAATGGGGACGCAAACGATTTGCGTATCCCATCAAAAAGAAGAACAATGGTTTTTATGTTGTCTGCGAGTTCAAGTCTTCCGGTGATCTCATAGCACGCCTTGAGCGACACTTCCTGCTCGAAGAGAACATCATCCGCTTCCTTATTATTGGATTAGATAAGAAGGCGCAGCAAGCCCGAATATCAGCAAACGATCTGATGAAACTATCAGTCCCGGCAACTCCCTCTACAAGCGGTTCTCCGCTTGTTGCTGCTATTCCTGCGGTGGAGTCCGATATTCCTGCGGCATTAGAAACACCGACAGATCTCACAACCCCAAGCGAAGCTTGA
- a CDS encoding 2-oxoacid:acceptor oxidoreductase subunit alpha — translation MAKKKHQQLDEVTIRFAGDSGDGMQLTGTQFTNTAAIIGNDLSTLPDYPAEIRAPQGTTNGVSGFQIHFGSVEINTPGDSCDVLVAMNAAALKVNLTWLLKGGSIIANTDGFNDKNLKLAGYTSNPLKDGSLSNYQLFEVDITKLTTIALQEMNLSSKLVDRCKNFFALGMMYWMYNLPLETTLKWISEKFHTKPDILDANTRVLKAGWNYSETTEIFKVRYQVAPAKLTPGKYRNITGNQAAAWGLMTAAGKAKLDLFLGSYPITPASEILHELSMHKNFGVKTFQAEDEIAGITSAIGASFAGALGTTTTSGPGLALKTEALGLAVMVELPLVVVDVQRGGPSTGLPTKTEQADLLQVVYGRNGEAPLPVIAAATPADCFNATFESARIAIKYMTPVICMTDGYLGNGSESWLIPDYEKLPDISPRFRTDPEGFLPYSRDEETLARPWAIPGTPGLEHRIGGLEKKNLTGNIDYSPKNHDLMVHLRAEKIARIANDIPLAEIEGDQRGDVLVVGWGSTYGAIRTAVQRHRVKGHSVSHLHLRYINPMQKNVGELISQFKTILVPELNMGQLIKILRSTYLVPAIGLNKIMGLPFQAEEIETKIDELLQGNKL, via the coding sequence ATGGCAAAGAAAAAACACCAGCAACTTGATGAAGTTACTATTCGTTTTGCAGGAGACTCCGGTGATGGAATGCAGCTCACAGGCACTCAGTTTACGAACACTGCAGCTATTATAGGTAATGATTTAAGCACACTGCCTGATTATCCTGCAGAAATCCGCGCACCACAGGGAACGACGAACGGCGTAAGCGGATTTCAAATTCATTTTGGAAGCGTCGAAATTAACACGCCCGGCGATTCTTGTGATGTGCTTGTAGCGATGAACGCCGCTGCACTGAAAGTCAATCTCACCTGGCTTCTGAAAGGCGGCTCTATCATAGCCAATACCGATGGCTTTAATGATAAGAATCTGAAGCTCGCCGGATATACCTCCAATCCCCTCAAAGATGGCTCTCTTTCTAACTATCAATTGTTTGAAGTTGATATTACAAAATTGACAACTATTGCGCTTCAAGAAATGAACCTTTCCAGTAAACTCGTTGATCGCTGTAAAAACTTTTTTGCTTTAGGTATGATGTACTGGATGTACAATCTTCCTCTTGAAACAACACTCAAGTGGATTTCTGAGAAGTTTCATACCAAGCCTGATATTCTCGATGCAAATACTCGTGTGCTGAAAGCCGGATGGAACTACAGCGAGACTACAGAAATCTTCAAAGTCCGTTATCAAGTTGCGCCGGCAAAACTTACACCAGGAAAGTACCGCAATATCACCGGCAACCAAGCTGCTGCCTGGGGATTAATGACTGCAGCAGGAAAAGCAAAACTTGATCTCTTCCTCGGCAGTTATCCCATTACTCCTGCAAGCGAAATTCTGCACGAACTCTCCATGCATAAAAACTTTGGAGTAAAAACGTTTCAAGCGGAAGATGAGATTGCAGGAATTACCTCTGCAATTGGCGCATCTTTTGCCGGTGCTCTGGGCACCACAACAACCAGCGGACCTGGTCTTGCACTCAAAACTGAAGCACTCGGGCTTGCTGTCATGGTAGAACTGCCGCTTGTCGTTGTGGATGTACAGCGCGGCGGACCGAGTACTGGATTACCAACGAAAACAGAACAGGCGGACTTGCTTCAAGTTGTGTATGGACGCAACGGTGAGGCCCCTCTTCCCGTCATCGCCGCCGCTACACCGGCAGACTGTTTCAACGCTACCTTTGAATCTGCACGTATCGCAATTAAATATATGACACCTGTTATTTGTATGACAGATGGTTATCTGGGTAATGGTTCTGAATCATGGTTAATTCCGGATTACGAAAAACTTCCAGATATTTCTCCCCGTTTCAGAACTGATCCCGAAGGATTTCTCCCCTACTCACGAGACGAAGAGACACTTGCACGACCTTGGGCTATTCCTGGCACACCCGGACTTGAGCACCGCATAGGCGGTTTGGAAAAAAAGAATCTCACCGGAAATATCGATTACTCACCGAAAAATCATGATCTTATGGTTCACTTACGAGCAGAAAAAATCGCACGTATTGCAAACGATATTCCATTAGCAGAAATCGAAGGAGATCAGCGAGGCGATGTGTTGGTTGTTGGCTGGGGAAGTACCTATGGAGCGATCAGAACTGCAGTCCAACGTCATCGCGTCAAGGGGCATTCTGTTTCACATCTCCACCTGCGGTACATCAATCCAATGCAAAAAAATGTCGGCGAATTAATTTCTCAGTTCAAAACGATTTTAGTTCCTGAATTAAACATGGGTCAACTCATCAAAATCTTACGCTCTACCTATCTGGTGCCGGCAATTGGACTGAACAAAATAATGGGATTGCCGTTCCAGGCAGAAGAGATCGAAACGAAAATTGACGAGCTTTTACAAGGAAACAAATTATGA
- the rplI gene encoding 50S ribosomal protein L9, producing the protein MKVILRKDSEKLGHVSEVVSVKDGYARNYLIPRGMAYEATDGSLRQLEEENKQQSRRTDKEHIQAEALAANLEKVSITIKMKVGEEEKLFGSVTAQMIADALIEKDITLDKRQIELEEPLKALGIYDVPVKLSHGVSGKIKVWIVRE; encoded by the coding sequence ATGAAAGTAATTTTAAGAAAAGATTCTGAAAAACTCGGTCACGTGAGTGAAGTCGTCTCTGTCAAAGACGGATACGCGCGCAACTATCTCATACCACGCGGCATGGCATACGAAGCGACCGACGGCAGTCTTCGTCAATTAGAAGAAGAAAACAAACAACAATCACGTCGTACCGATAAAGAACATATCCAAGCGGAAGCTCTTGCCGCAAATCTTGAGAAAGTTTCTATCACCATCAAGATGAAAGTTGGCGAAGAAGAAAAACTTTTTGGTTCCGTTACCGCTCAGATGATTGCCGATGCACTTATCGAGAAAGATATTACGCTGGACAAACGGCAAATTGAACTTGAAGAGCCTCTGAAAGCCCTCGGCATTTACGATGTTCCCGTTAAACTTAGTCACGGTGTGAGCGGTAAAATTAAGGTTTGGATTGTAAGAGAATAA
- a CDS encoding 2-oxoacid:ferredoxin oxidoreductase subunit beta, producing MSALIQDIPLQSTSLGTSKFTSKDLQSDQEVRWCPGCGDYSILAQAQRIMPDLGIPRHKIVFVSGIGCSSRFPYYMNTYGFHSIHGRATAIASGVKLAQPDLSVWVVTGDGDGMSIGGNHLIHLLRRNIDVNVLLFNNQIYGLTKGQYSPTSEKGKITKSTPFGSLDYPFNPISLALGASATFAARTLDRDQKHLQTILKRAAEHVGTSFIEIYQNCSVFNDGTFEQFTDKGLKDDNVVFLEHGKPLLFGKEKDKGIRLNGFTPEIVSLNDGKYSVNDLLVHNENDTTLSFILADMTYHSHLPRPIGVFLSVERPTYEAEMQRQIEFSKEKQGVGNIEALLHSGDTWTIQ from the coding sequence ATGAGCGCACTTATTCAAGATATTCCTTTACAATCGACTTCATTGGGAACATCCAAATTCACATCAAAGGATTTGCAGAGCGATCAAGAAGTACGATGGTGTCCAGGATGCGGTGATTATTCGATACTCGCTCAGGCACAACGCATTATGCCTGATCTCGGAATTCCAAGACATAAAATCGTTTTCGTTTCCGGCATTGGCTGCTCCAGCCGATTTCCTTACTATATGAATACATACGGATTTCATAGTATTCACGGACGCGCAACAGCAATCGCCTCAGGCGTAAAACTTGCACAACCAGATCTTTCCGTTTGGGTGGTTACCGGAGATGGTGATGGTATGAGTATTGGCGGCAATCATTTGATCCATCTCCTTCGCCGCAACATCGATGTCAATGTTCTCTTGTTCAACAATCAAATTTACGGATTAACGAAAGGACAGTATTCGCCAACGTCGGAAAAAGGAAAGATTACAAAATCGACACCATTCGGTTCGTTAGATTACCCGTTTAATCCGATATCTCTTGCTCTTGGCGCCAGTGCAACGTTCGCTGCACGAACGCTCGATCGAGATCAAAAACACTTGCAAACGATTTTAAAACGCGCCGCGGAACACGTTGGAACTTCCTTTATTGAAATTTATCAAAACTGCAGCGTCTTCAACGATGGAACATTTGAACAGTTCACGGATAAAGGACTTAAAGACGATAATGTAGTTTTTCTCGAGCACGGGAAGCCGCTTCTCTTCGGTAAAGAGAAAGATAAAGGCATTCGATTGAATGGATTTACACCGGAGATTGTCTCGCTCAACGATGGCAAGTATTCGGTCAATGACTTGCTTGTGCACAACGAGAATGACACGACACTTTCATTTATTCTTGCAGATATGACGTATCACTCACATCTGCCCCGGCCAATCGGCGTGTTTCTTTCGGTTGAACGGCCAACTTATGAAGCCGAGATGCAACGCCAAATTGAATTCTCGAAAGAGAAACAAGGTGTAGGAAATATAGAAGCGCTCCTCCATTCCGGCGACACTTGGACAATTCAATAA